The following proteins come from a genomic window of Daphnia carinata strain CSIRO-1 chromosome 8, CSIRO_AGI_Dcar_HiC_V3, whole genome shotgun sequence:
- the LOC130704301 gene encoding uncharacterized protein LOC130704301: protein MNPENKPVSFTTAKHVVKEAAAGRPLAEAFISDCERTWGKGKRVSQKRKRYGDDSEDTSPPTVVTATRTSSVINIIQSSKSGEPKGHSSANSIEFQYLSDDDVPPSSQTTLAEKLQWKAVPRGDDRRPGLSIFMNLISVLGVVANAKARQKNEENIEIEVYWNR from the exons atgaatCCAGAGAACAAGCCTG TGAGTTTTACGACAGCAAAGCATGTTGTCAAAGAGGCAGCTGCTGGTCGTCCTTTAGCCGAGGCTTTCATTTCCGATTGTGAAAGAACTTGGGGGAAAGGAAAACGtgtctcacaaaaaaggaagaggtacGGTGATGACAGTGAAGACACCAGTCCGCCTACAGTTGTTACGGCAACCAGAACAAGTTCCGTCATCAACATTATTCAAA GTAGCAAGAGTGGCGAACCAAAGGGCCACAGCAGCGCAAACAGTatagaatttcaatatttgtcgGATGATGACGTGCCTCCATCTTCACAAACAACG CTGGCCGAAAAACTTCAGTGGAAGGCAGTTCCTCGCGGCGACGATAGACGGCCTGGTCTCTCAATATTTATGAACCTCATTTCAGTTCTAGGAG tcgtTGCGAACGCAAAGGCgcgacaaaaaaacgaagaaaatattgagATTGAGGTTTATTGGAACAGATAA